From the Gramella sp. Hel_I_59 genome, one window contains:
- a CDS encoding DUF1206 domain-containing protein, which translates to MSSKKKNFARFGMAAKGAVYCLIGVLTAMAAFGQGGQKSGSKGALQYLAQQSYGQVLLVIMGIGLLGYVFWRMYQVFYNPGEFEDNLKGYGKRIGYFISGLIYGGLAYYSFKLAFGSSSSGGSGGMMGGIMSGSNGDTIAIIIGIGMAIKAIYDLYRAYSGKFREEVEEAGMDQKEQKLLINAGKFGHTARGLVLGLMAYLTLKSGLSSGSNVKTQTDAFSYIQAEFGSIALGIVAIGLVGYGVYMLIKAKYPSITVASLR; encoded by the coding sequence ATGAGTAGTAAGAAAAAGAATTTTGCGCGGTTTGGAATGGCTGCGAAAGGTGCAGTTTATTGCCTAATTGGAGTATTAACAGCCATGGCCGCGTTTGGTCAGGGCGGACAAAAATCTGGGAGTAAAGGTGCTTTGCAATATTTAGCGCAACAGTCATATGGGCAGGTTCTACTGGTAATTATGGGAATTGGACTACTTGGGTATGTATTCTGGAGAATGTATCAGGTATTTTATAACCCAGGAGAATTTGAAGACAATCTGAAGGGTTATGGAAAACGTATTGGATATTTTATTAGCGGACTTATCTACGGTGGTTTGGCTTATTATTCTTTCAAATTAGCTTTTGGTAGCAGTAGTTCAGGTGGTTCTGGCGGAATGATGGGTGGAATTATGTCTGGTTCTAACGGTGATACAATCGCGATCATTATCGGTATAGGAATGGCGATCAAGGCTATTTATGACTTGTATCGTGCATATTCTGGAAAATTTCGAGAGGAAGTGGAAGAAGCAGGAATGGATCAAAAAGAACAAAAACTGCTTATTAATGCCGGTAAATTTGGACATACTGCCAGAGGATTAGTACTAGGTCTTATGGCTTATTTAACGTTGAAGTCCGGATTATCCAGCGGTAGTAATGTTAAAACTCAAACCGATGCATTTAGTTATATTCAGGCAGAATTTGGATCTATTGCACTAGGTATTGTAGCAATCGGTCTTGTTGGATATGGAGTTTATATGCTAATAAAAGCGAAATATCCATCTATTACTGTAGCCAGTCTTAGATAG
- a CDS encoding DUF1801 domain-containing protein, with amino-acid sequence MKPKTIEIQTSPEFEAAFKAYPRLPKKRLRYLCELIIQTAQETQGVEKLELSLKWGEPAFRSNIGSTLRIDWKRKNPEQYALYFQCSSRLIETFRLLYEPKLRFKGNRAIIFKLDQEIPIYELKECIKACLRYHEIKHLEFLGIT; translated from the coding sequence GTGAAACCGAAAACAATAGAGATTCAAACTTCACCCGAATTTGAAGCTGCTTTTAAAGCTTATCCTCGATTGCCCAAAAAGAGACTCCGGTACCTATGTGAACTGATCATTCAAACTGCTCAGGAAACTCAAGGTGTTGAAAAACTCGAACTTAGTTTAAAATGGGGCGAACCCGCATTCCGAAGTAATATTGGAAGTACGCTAAGAATAGACTGGAAAAGAAAGAATCCCGAACAATACGCACTCTACTTTCAGTGCTCCAGCAGGTTGATTGAAACTTTTCGATTACTATACGAACCGAAATTAAGATTTAAAGGAAACAGAGCTATCATTTTTAAATTAGATCAGGAAATACCTATCTATGAATTAAAAGAATGCATCAAAGCCTGTTTGAGGTATCACGAAATCAAACACCTGGAATTTTTAGGTATTACATAG
- a CDS encoding NAD(P)/FAD-dependent oxidoreductase, with translation MDKKEYDVVIIGAGPAGMVAAGCLEKKGVSVLVLEKQFFPRFAIGESLIPRCMDNFSEAGLLADLQKQNYQKKTGARFVKDGKIAEFDFSKKFGEGWDWTWQVPRADFDLKLAESIQNRGVKINFGAEVVSAKWENKQWNIESKSPDAILSNINCRFIIDASGNGRVLAGLLELEAPAKIYNHSSLFTHIKEENRPPGKEGTQITFEIIKRGAWFWYIPFSNGTTSLGFVGENDWFNTFSGSKDEIFKQMLDQCDFYKGRFSGQEYLFEPVKLSGISKNVQLLHGEGFALAGNSAEFLDPVFSSGVAFATESGLLSAKLVARQLSGEVIDWDKEYTEHIQKAISVFATYVKEWYTGRLQDIFFTDNASENIKMQICSVLAGYVWDNKNPFVRNHEKAIKNLHNFLYSEKFQ, from the coding sequence ATGGATAAAAAAGAGTATGACGTTGTAATTATTGGTGCGGGACCGGCAGGTATGGTTGCAGCAGGTTGCCTGGAAAAAAAAGGTGTATCTGTATTGGTGCTGGAAAAGCAATTTTTTCCAAGGTTTGCCATTGGGGAAAGTTTGATTCCCCGCTGTATGGATAATTTTTCTGAAGCCGGATTACTCGCAGACCTGCAGAAACAAAACTACCAGAAAAAGACAGGTGCACGTTTTGTTAAAGATGGAAAAATCGCTGAATTCGATTTTAGTAAAAAGTTTGGGGAAGGCTGGGACTGGACCTGGCAGGTACCGAGAGCCGACTTTGATCTTAAACTTGCAGAAAGTATTCAGAATAGAGGCGTAAAAATTAATTTTGGAGCTGAAGTGGTTTCTGCGAAATGGGAAAACAAGCAATGGAATATAGAATCAAAATCCCCAGACGCCATTCTAAGTAACATTAATTGCAGGTTTATTATTGATGCCAGTGGAAATGGACGAGTCTTAGCCGGATTGCTTGAACTGGAAGCTCCCGCAAAAATTTACAATCATTCCTCTTTATTTACTCATATCAAGGAAGAAAACCGACCTCCAGGTAAAGAAGGAACACAAATTACTTTTGAGATCATTAAGCGTGGGGCCTGGTTCTGGTATATTCCTTTTTCTAATGGAACTACAAGTTTAGGCTTTGTAGGAGAAAACGACTGGTTCAATACATTTTCAGGGTCTAAAGATGAGATATTCAAGCAAATGCTGGATCAATGCGATTTTTACAAAGGGCGATTCTCCGGGCAAGAATACTTATTTGAGCCCGTAAAATTATCTGGTATTTCTAAAAATGTTCAACTTTTACATGGTGAAGGTTTTGCGCTGGCTGGAAACTCCGCTGAATTTCTCGATCCGGTTTTTTCTTCCGGGGTTGCATTTGCGACAGAAAGCGGATTACTAAGTGCTAAGCTAGTGGCCAGGCAATTGTCAGGAGAAGTTATAGATTGGGATAAAGAATATACTGAGCATATTCAAAAGGCTATTAGTGTATTCGCCACTTATGTAAAAGAATGGTACACAGGAAGATTACAGGATATATTTTTTACTGATAATGCCAGTGAAAATATTAAAATGCAAATTTGTTCTGTACTTGCAGGGTATGTTTGGGATAATAAAAATCCTTTTGTTCGAAATCATGAGAAGGCTATTAAAAACTTGCATAACTTTTTATATTCAGAAAAGTTTCAATAA
- a CDS encoding aromatic amino acid ammonia-lyase codes for MINLEKELTLSEFQQVVFQKIRIELGAEARERIIQSHQFLEKFSRNKIIYGVNTGFGPMAQYRVAEEDSVNLQLNLIRSHATGAGAVLTEVDVRALMLARLNTLSLGKSGIDISVAEVLIQLINLEITPLIFEHGGVGASGDLVQLAHLALVLIGEGEVFYQGKRRDTEEVFREKNIQPAKITIREGLGIMNGTSAMTGLGLVNIVQAKQLLDWSVFCSSVINEIVKAYDDHLSEELNQAKLHKGQQQIAELMRNHLKDSGLTRSRKEELYNTDHAKTELFKEKVQEYYSLRCVPQVLGPVMDTLSHTTKILLEEVNSANDNPIIDVKSEQVYHGGNFHGDYISLEMDKLRLVMTKTSMLAERQINYLLNPKLNDILPAFVNASKLGLNFGMQGAQFPAVSTTAENQMLSNSMYVHSIPNNNDNQDIVSMGANSAMMTRKVIDNCYEVLATEMATILQALYILQYDDRLSSTTTLKIKDLKEIFPKIIEDRVLYKDIQNLKIYLKTHQAYD; via the coding sequence ATGATCAACCTGGAGAAGGAACTTACACTTTCAGAATTTCAACAAGTTGTTTTTCAGAAAATAAGAATAGAATTAGGAGCTGAAGCCAGAGAAAGGATTATCCAAAGTCATCAATTTCTTGAGAAATTTTCGCGAAATAAGATCATTTATGGAGTAAACACCGGGTTCGGACCTATGGCTCAATACCGGGTTGCAGAGGAAGATTCTGTCAATCTCCAGCTGAATCTCATCAGAAGTCATGCTACAGGTGCAGGTGCTGTACTTACTGAAGTAGACGTGCGAGCTTTGATGTTAGCCAGGCTGAATACACTTAGCTTAGGTAAATCTGGAATAGATATTTCTGTCGCTGAAGTTCTAATTCAATTGATCAATTTAGAAATAACACCTTTGATCTTTGAACATGGTGGAGTAGGAGCTTCTGGCGATCTGGTGCAATTAGCACATCTAGCTCTGGTACTTATTGGGGAAGGCGAAGTTTTCTATCAAGGTAAACGCAGAGATACTGAAGAAGTCTTCAGAGAAAAGAATATTCAGCCAGCCAAAATCACGATTAGAGAAGGCCTGGGAATCATGAATGGAACTTCTGCGATGACCGGGCTTGGCCTTGTGAACATTGTTCAAGCAAAACAATTGCTGGACTGGTCAGTTTTTTGCTCTTCTGTGATCAATGAAATCGTTAAGGCTTATGATGACCACCTTTCCGAAGAATTAAATCAGGCAAAACTTCATAAGGGTCAGCAGCAAATCGCTGAGCTTATGCGTAATCACCTAAAGGACTCCGGCCTTACAAGATCCAGAAAGGAAGAACTTTACAATACCGATCATGCCAAAACGGAGTTGTTCAAAGAAAAGGTTCAGGAATATTATAGTTTAAGGTGCGTTCCACAAGTTCTTGGACCTGTAATGGATACTCTTTCACATACTACTAAAATTTTACTGGAAGAGGTGAATTCTGCCAATGATAATCCTATTATCGATGTAAAGTCCGAACAGGTTTACCACGGTGGTAATTTCCATGGTGATTATATTTCTCTGGAAATGGATAAACTTAGGCTGGTAATGACCAAAACATCCATGCTTGCTGAAAGGCAGATCAACTATTTGCTAAATCCAAAACTGAATGACATTTTACCGGCTTTTGTGAATGCTTCAAAATTAGGTTTGAACTTTGGAATGCAGGGTGCACAGTTTCCTGCGGTTTCGACTACTGCTGAAAATCAAATGCTTTCCAATTCCATGTACGTTCATAGCATACCCAATAACAATGACAATCAGGACATTGTGAGTATGGGAGCAAATTCTGCAATGATGACCCGTAAAGTGATCGACAATTGCTACGAAGTTTTAGCTACTGAAATGGCAACGATCCTTCAGGCGCTTTATATACTTCAATATGATGATCGTTTATCTTCAACGACTACCTTGAAAATTAAGGATCTCAAAGAGATTTTTCCGAAGATAATAGAAGACAGAGTTCTATATAAAGACATTCAGAATTTGAAAATATACCTCAAAACGCATCAGGCTTATGACTAA
- the fabG gene encoding 3-oxoacyl-ACP reductase FabG, whose protein sequence is MTKKRFALVTGGSRGIGKAICLALAKDHKLNILLNYRSNDESAQAVKREIESLNVSCELLKFDVANAEEVSEKMSTWKSEYKDSSIDVLVNNAGISDDGLFIFMSENSWNSVLDTSLQGFYHVTQTVLKDMLRARSGRIINMVSLSGLKGNAGQVNYSAAKGAVIAATKALAQEIGKRKVTVNAVAPGFINTEMTADFDAEKFKELIPLNRFGDPEEVANLVSFLASDRSSYITGEVININGGLYS, encoded by the coding sequence ATGACTAAGAAAAGATTTGCTTTGGTAACCGGCGGTTCACGCGGAATTGGAAAAGCGATTTGTCTAGCGCTGGCCAAAGATCATAAACTCAATATTCTATTGAATTATAGGTCTAATGATGAGTCGGCTCAGGCGGTCAAACGGGAAATTGAATCATTGAATGTTTCCTGTGAACTTCTGAAATTTGATGTTGCCAATGCTGAGGAAGTTTCAGAGAAAATGAGTACATGGAAATCTGAATATAAGGATTCAAGTATTGATGTTCTTGTAAACAATGCTGGTATCAGCGACGACGGACTCTTTATCTTTATGTCTGAGAATAGCTGGAATTCGGTTTTAGACACTAGTTTGCAGGGATTTTATCATGTGACCCAGACCGTTCTGAAGGATATGTTGAGAGCTAGAAGCGGAAGGATCATTAATATGGTTTCACTTTCAGGTTTAAAGGGAAACGCGGGACAGGTCAATTATTCAGCAGCGAAAGGAGCTGTTATTGCGGCTACCAAAGCACTTGCTCAGGAAATTGGAAAAAGAAAAGTAACGGTGAATGCCGTCGCTCCCGGATTTATTAATACTGAAATGACTGCAGATTTTGATGCTGAAAAGTTTAAAGAACTAATTCCTTTAAATCGATTTGGAGATCCGGAAGAGGTCGCTAACCTGGTAAGTTTTCTAGCATCTGATAGATCTTCGTATATCACCGGCGAGGTGATCAATATTAATGGCGGACTCTACTCTTAA
- a CDS encoding lipid A biosynthesis acyltransferase: MATWKGKSRGTLLGFRIYVKIIKSFGMIAAYFVLLFVAAYFILFSFSSTRSTYYLFRKRLGYSPLSSAFNVYRSYFTFGRIQLDRIAITNGLKNKFTFEFDGVEYIESLLKQKKGGILLTAHIGNFNLAKHFFEERHADAVVNLVVTDFEHQQIKHYLQSVTGDTEVKVIVMKDDLSHVFAMKKALDHNELLVFAADRFMEQSNTLEAIFLGERVKFPEGPFKLAARNKIPVLFVHLMREKNFHYHFFARPYKASSYTTKEILKSYLDDLERMVRKYPHQWYNYYDYWNDFS; the protein is encoded by the coding sequence ATGGCAACTTGGAAAGGGAAATCCCGGGGAACTTTACTTGGCTTCAGGATCTATGTAAAGATTATTAAAAGCTTCGGCATGATCGCTGCTTATTTCGTACTCCTTTTCGTTGCCGCTTATTTTATACTCTTCTCTTTTTCTTCAACCCGCAGCACCTATTATCTCTTCAGAAAAAGACTCGGGTATTCTCCATTGAGCTCAGCATTTAATGTATATCGCAGTTATTTTACCTTCGGAAGAATACAGCTTGACAGGATCGCCATCACCAATGGATTAAAGAACAAGTTTACTTTTGAATTCGACGGCGTTGAATATATAGAATCATTGCTGAAGCAGAAGAAAGGCGGAATTCTACTTACAGCACATATCGGTAATTTTAATCTTGCCAAGCATTTCTTTGAGGAACGACATGCAGATGCAGTTGTAAACCTTGTGGTAACCGACTTTGAACATCAACAGATCAAGCATTATTTACAATCTGTCACTGGAGATACAGAAGTGAAAGTGATCGTGATGAAGGATGATCTAAGTCATGTGTTCGCGATGAAAAAAGCACTGGATCATAATGAATTATTGGTTTTTGCGGCAGATAGATTTATGGAGCAGTCGAATACTTTGGAAGCTATTTTCCTGGGGGAAAGGGTGAAATTTCCGGAAGGTCCTTTCAAACTTGCCGCAAGAAATAAAATTCCAGTATTGTTCGTACATCTAATGAGAGAAAAAAATTTCCACTATCATTTTTTTGCGCGCCCTTATAAAGCTAGCAGCTACACGACGAAAGAAATTTTAAAATCTTATCTTGACGATCTGGAAAGAATGGTGAGAAAATATCCTCACCAATGGTATAATTATTACGATTACTGGAACGATTTCAGTTAG
- a CDS encoding thioesterase family protein, with translation MSTSLTHTTKLKVKFHECDPLRIVWHGNYLKYFEEGREDFCNSHGISYLDAERNGYATPIVSSSCEHKKPMAYGDQFTVETSFENTASAKMIFNYKIFKNEELICTGRTVQVFLDRNNELSLINPEFYQSWKSKMNL, from the coding sequence ATGTCCACATCATTAACTCATACCACAAAACTTAAAGTAAAGTTTCATGAATGCGATCCTCTAAGAATCGTCTGGCATGGAAACTATCTTAAATATTTTGAGGAAGGACGAGAGGATTTCTGCAACTCTCATGGTATTTCTTATCTCGATGCTGAAAGAAATGGTTATGCAACACCTATAGTTTCATCCAGTTGTGAGCATAAAAAACCTATGGCTTATGGCGATCAGTTTACGGTCGAAACAAGTTTTGAAAATACTGCTTCAGCAAAAATGATCTTTAATTATAAGATCTTTAAAAATGAAGAATTGATCTGTACAGGTAGAACCGTACAGGTTTTTTTAGATCGCAATAATGAACTCTCGCTAATAAACCCAGAGTTCTATCAATCCTGGAAATCAAAAATGAACTTGTAA
- a CDS encoding beta-ketoacyl synthase N-terminal-like domain-containing protein, translating to MQQVFLKSDSIVSPLGFGTMVNLRELRLQNSALKLQKPTSKYSAGYYAAIFEEEIIDRSFSLIGNCDDYTKLEKMLILAIKDVIDKEALVDPLSTGLVIATTKGNIDLLNSNKITKERVELWKMAQVVANFFGFKNKPIVVSNACISGGLAIKTAADFIKSGKFENAIVAAGDLVSDFVLSGFQSFQAMSEKACKPFDAERNGISLGEAAAAVFIDGQTSQEQKVEFVHSVTTNDANHISGPSRDGEGLYQAISRLKHFTGITSEEIDAISAHGTATIFNDEMEAIAFNRSNLNDIPMHSLKGYFGHTLGASALIESIMLKQSLLKNELIISKNFESSGVSASLNITTEATQKELKMALKTASGFGGCNIAMLFRKMKAHV from the coding sequence ATGCAGCAAGTTTTTTTAAAATCTGATAGCATAGTTTCTCCGCTGGGTTTTGGCACTATGGTTAATCTACGGGAATTGAGATTGCAAAATTCAGCTTTAAAACTTCAAAAGCCTACTTCAAAGTATTCAGCTGGTTATTATGCAGCGATTTTTGAAGAAGAAATCATTGATCGTAGTTTTTCCCTGATCGGTAATTGTGATGATTACACGAAGCTGGAAAAGATGCTGATTCTTGCCATAAAGGATGTGATCGATAAAGAAGCATTGGTAGATCCTTTGAGTACAGGGTTGGTAATTGCCACGACCAAGGGAAACATCGATCTTTTGAATTCTAATAAAATTACCAAAGAACGGGTTGAACTCTGGAAAATGGCACAGGTAGTTGCCAACTTTTTCGGATTTAAAAATAAGCCCATCGTAGTATCAAATGCGTGTATTTCCGGAGGTCTGGCTATCAAAACTGCAGCGGATTTTATCAAGTCAGGGAAGTTTGAAAACGCCATAGTAGCAGCGGGCGACCTGGTTTCAGATTTTGTATTATCTGGTTTCCAATCATTCCAGGCGATGAGCGAGAAGGCTTGCAAACCTTTTGATGCCGAGAGAAACGGAATCAGTCTCGGAGAAGCTGCTGCAGCCGTATTTATTGATGGGCAAACATCACAGGAACAAAAAGTGGAATTTGTTCATTCTGTTACTACCAATGATGCAAATCATATTTCCGGTCCTAGCAGGGATGGTGAAGGTTTGTACCAGGCAATTTCCAGACTGAAGCATTTTACAGGTATAACTTCCGAAGAAATTGACGCTATTTCAGCTCATGGAACGGCGACCATTTTTAATGATGAAATGGAAGCTATAGCATTCAATAGATCCAATCTCAACGATATTCCAATGCATAGCTTAAAAGGCTATTTCGGGCATACCTTAGGCGCTTCAGCCTTGATCGAATCCATTATGCTTAAACAAAGCTTACTTAAAAACGAATTGATCATTTCGAAGAATTTCGAAAGCTCAGGTGTTTCTGCATCCTTAAATATTACTACGGAAGCGACTCAGAAAGAACTTAAAATGGCGCTAAAAACAGCATCCGGTTTTGGAGGCTGTAATATTGCAATGCTCTTCAGAAAAATGAAAGCTCATGTCTGA
- a CDS encoding 3-oxoacyl-ACP synthase — translation MSEDHSTKFIRIKDNRITSSEGLLFETKGKLESAKFMSQAYKFFGMNYSKFFKMDGLSKAGFITAELLSEKIKIEKNTGLVFSNSSSSLDTDLRFQESMQDFASPSVFVYTLPNIVLGEISIRHSIQSENVFFITEKFDPELMLDYAEIQLKNLACENVLCAWLNLHNNEYDVFLWHVASLEDLQSQRGQLPKIYATTNE, via the coding sequence ATGTCTGAAGATCACTCAACTAAGTTCATTAGGATAAAGGACAATAGGATCACATCTTCTGAAGGTTTATTGTTTGAAACAAAAGGTAAATTAGAGTCCGCTAAATTCATGAGTCAGGCGTATAAATTCTTCGGAATGAATTATTCCAAGTTCTTTAAAATGGACGGACTTAGTAAAGCAGGCTTCATCACTGCAGAATTACTTTCTGAAAAGATCAAAATTGAGAAAAATACCGGCCTGGTATTTTCAAATTCCAGTTCAAGCCTGGATACAGATCTTCGTTTTCAGGAAAGTATGCAGGATTTCGCTTCACCTTCTGTCTTTGTCTATACGTTGCCGAATATCGTGCTGGGAGAAATTAGTATAAGACATTCAATTCAGTCTGAAAATGTATTTTTTATTACAGAAAAATTCGATCCGGAACTAATGCTGGATTATGCTGAAATACAACTTAAGAATTTAGCTTGCGAAAATGTGCTTTGTGCCTGGCTAAACTTGCACAATAATGAATATGATGTATTTTTGTGGCATGTCGCCAGTCTTGAAGATCTGCAATCTCAACGGGGACAGTTGCCGAAAATCTACGCTACTACAAATGAGTAA
- a CDS encoding phosphopantetheine-binding protein, which produces MSNLHTELKESIIEQLNLEDMEPSDIENDDALFGDGLGLDSIDALELIVLLEKDYGIKLTDPNQGKEIFASVNTMASFIKKHRTK; this is translated from the coding sequence ATGAGTAACCTACATACCGAGCTAAAGGAAAGCATAATAGAACAACTTAATCTGGAGGATATGGAACCTTCAGACATTGAAAATGACGACGCCCTGTTTGGAGATGGACTGGGACTTGATAGCATTGACGCACTGGAATTAATTGTGTTGCTTGAAAAAGATTACGGAATTAAACTGACCGATCCCAACCAGGGAAAGGAAATATTTGCTTCAGTAAATACCATGGCTAGTTTTATTAAGAAACATCGTACAAAGTAA
- a CDS encoding beta-ketoacyl-[acyl-carrier-protein] synthase family protein, with the protein MKAVVVTGMGIVSAIGSSVTANLHALQNDVHGLSQPDILKTKHQFPVGEIKVSNAELLEELKLSAHSGITRASLLGIKAITEIFKNTELVPDPDNTAFVSGTSVGGIDKTEEYFDQFDENVALRAYIQAQHPGYTTQKIAEYFRIKEHITTISTACSSSANAIMNGARLIQSGRFNKVIVGGSDCLTKFTLNGFNSLRILSEKPARPFDINRNGLNLGEAAAYLILEAESNSSEQKVFAKISGAGNANDAFHQTASSENGEGAYKAMTAALRSAELNASQIDYINAHGTGTHNNDLAETNALKRIFAQHDVPDFSSTKAFTGHTLGAAGAVEAIYSILSLKNQQIFANLNFQDMVENGLVPVTQKKYCKLDHVMSNSFGFGGNCTSLIFSRHA; encoded by the coding sequence ATGAAAGCTGTAGTCGTGACCGGGATGGGCATTGTTTCTGCCATTGGTTCGAGCGTAACGGCTAATCTTCATGCTTTACAAAATGATGTGCACGGATTATCACAACCCGATATTCTAAAAACAAAACACCAATTTCCTGTTGGAGAGATCAAAGTTTCCAATGCTGAATTACTGGAGGAATTAAAACTTTCTGCTCACTCCGGCATCACCCGTGCTTCCTTACTCGGCATCAAAGCTATTACTGAAATATTTAAAAATACAGAATTGGTACCTGATCCAGATAATACAGCTTTCGTATCTGGAACCAGTGTAGGAGGAATCGATAAAACCGAGGAATATTTCGATCAATTTGACGAAAATGTTGCTTTAAGAGCTTATATCCAAGCGCAACATCCAGGTTATACCACCCAAAAGATCGCAGAATATTTTAGGATCAAAGAACATATTACGACCATCAGCACTGCCTGTTCTTCCTCTGCAAATGCTATCATGAATGGGGCAAGGTTGATTCAGTCGGGTAGATTCAATAAAGTGATTGTGGGAGGAAGTGATTGTCTTACAAAATTCACTCTTAATGGCTTTAATTCACTTCGAATTTTATCAGAAAAACCAGCCAGGCCATTCGATATAAATAGAAACGGACTCAACCTTGGGGAAGCAGCTGCGTATTTGATTCTGGAAGCTGAAAGTAACAGTTCTGAACAGAAAGTATTTGCAAAAATCTCTGGAGCAGGCAATGCAAACGATGCTTTTCACCAAACTGCCTCTTCAGAAAATGGGGAAGGTGCTTATAAAGCGATGACCGCTGCATTAAGGTCGGCAGAATTAAATGCTTCCCAGATCGATTATATCAATGCTCACGGCACCGGAACACATAATAATGATCTCGCCGAAACCAATGCTTTGAAGCGGATTTTTGCACAGCATGACGTTCCTGACTTCAGCTCAACTAAAGCTTTTACTGGTCATACTTTAGGTGCGGCTGGTGCAGTAGAGGCTATTTATTCTATATTGTCGTTAAAGAATCAGCAGATTTTTGCCAACCTTAATTTTCAGGATATGGTGGAAAACGGTTTGGTTCCGGTTACTCAAAAGAAATATTGCAAACTGGATCATGTGATGTCGAATTCTTTCGGGTTCGGTGGTAACTGCACCTCTTTAATCTTCAGTAGGCATGCGTAG
- a CDS encoding beta-ketoacyl synthase chain length factor has product MRSFYINSVSTITAQPEDFLTSDEVLEPQGNILKTSVRNYKELIKPMMLRRMSKAVKMGIFSAVQALSRSGIKSPDAILVGTGQGCMQDTEKFMQQIEESEEQLLTPSSFIQSTHNTVSGQIALFLKCTGYNMTYTQNSISFESCLLDAQMQFELDPEIQKVIVGAVDETSEKFTGFQKLDGQIKEEEITITQLLESNTPGTIISESSAFFSISREKSSGSLAICNAVKILNDLQTDEIEEKVIDFLQENELTFEQIDAIVLGNNGDNRFDTYYQNLQRGLFSNVPQLGYKSLTGDNNSISAIGCALGVSILQHQQIPKKFRLNSKSTSTFNRILVYNQYLGRSHGFILLESLEI; this is encoded by the coding sequence ATGCGTAGCTTTTATATTAACAGCGTTTCCACCATTACAGCACAGCCTGAAGATTTCCTGACTTCCGACGAAGTGCTGGAACCGCAGGGAAATATATTAAAAACCAGTGTACGTAATTATAAGGAATTGATCAAACCCATGATGCTGCGAAGAATGTCTAAAGCAGTGAAAATGGGAATCTTCAGTGCAGTGCAGGCTCTTTCCAGGTCTGGTATCAAAAGTCCCGATGCGATTCTTGTTGGCACAGGTCAGGGTTGTATGCAGGATACCGAAAAGTTCATGCAACAAATAGAGGAAAGTGAGGAGCAGTTGCTCACACCTAGTTCTTTTATACAATCTACTCACAATACGGTGAGTGGACAGATCGCTCTTTTTCTGAAATGCACGGGTTATAATATGACCTACACTCAAAATTCAATAAGCTTTGAAAGTTGTCTTCTGGATGCGCAAATGCAGTTTGAGCTCGATCCTGAAATTCAGAAGGTGATCGTTGGCGCCGTAGATGAAACTTCAGAGAAATTTACCGGTTTTCAAAAGCTTGACGGTCAGATTAAAGAAGAGGAAATTACGATTACACAACTACTGGAATCCAATACACCGGGTACCATAATTTCTGAAAGTTCTGCTTTCTTCAGTATTTCCAGGGAAAAAAGTTCAGGTTCACTGGCAATTTGTAACGCAGTCAAAATTCTGAATGATCTTCAGACTGATGAAATTGAAGAAAAAGTAATTGATTTTCTACAGGAGAATGAGCTTACATTTGAGCAAATTGACGCAATAGTACTTGGGAACAATGGAGATAACAGGTTTGATACTTATTATCAGAACCTTCAGCGAGGTCTTTTTAGCAATGTTCCACAGCTCGGCTACAAATCACTTACCGGAGATAACAATTCCATTTCAGCAATTGGATGTGCGCTTGGAGTTTCTATCCTTCAACATCAACAAATTCCGAAGAAATTCAGGTTAAATTCAAAGTCGACATCAACTTTCAACCGAATTTTGGTCTATAACCAATATCTTGGTAGAAGTCACGGATTCATCTTACTGGAAAGTCTTGAAATATAA